A single region of the Streptococcus macedonicus ACA-DC 198 genome encodes:
- a CDS encoding Permease of the drug/metabolite transporter (DMT) superfamily encodes MIQKYAKLFSASVPLVWGMSYLFMALGASEIPAIELVALRCGLAFVALVLLFFRHLQKTFSWKMMIYSAFAGLLLFAVFYGLVVGVVDTSASTAGFLASTTVVIVPIIQAMMTRKIPDLKTIVAILIVLSGLFLLTGADLSQFNFGAIMCLMAAALYAIYIILSKYFIERVDAMSLGIWQLGFASLYALVGTLALERSVLPHSGTIWAAVLGLALICSAYGWVMQTIVQAYVSAEFTSFMFSLEPIFTAFFALLFFGEWLSSLAYLGTILIFIGVLLVTYQPKKDKQSILLQEKVNY; translated from the coding sequence ATGATTCAGAAATATGCTAAACTTTTTTCAGCTTCAGTTCCTCTAGTATGGGGAATGTCTTATCTTTTTATGGCGCTTGGGGCATCTGAAATTCCGGCGATAGAATTAGTTGCTCTTCGCTGTGGGTTAGCTTTTGTGGCACTCGTTTTGCTTTTTTTCCGCCATTTGCAAAAGACGTTCTCGTGGAAAATGATGATTTACAGTGCATTTGCAGGATTATTACTATTCGCTGTCTTTTATGGCTTAGTCGTTGGTGTCGTTGACACATCAGCTTCAACAGCAGGATTTCTGGCTTCTACTACGGTAGTTATTGTTCCTATCATTCAGGCTATGATGACACGAAAAATACCAGATTTAAAGACAATAGTAGCAATTCTGATTGTTTTATCAGGGCTTTTTTTATTGACTGGTGCCGATTTATCGCAATTTAATTTCGGCGCGATTATGTGTCTAATGGCTGCAGCTTTATATGCTATCTATATCATTCTCTCTAAATATTTTATTGAGCGAGTAGATGCGATGAGTTTGGGCATTTGGCAGTTGGGCTTTGCTAGCCTCTATGCTTTAGTGGGGACGCTTGCGCTTGAAAGATCTGTTTTGCCTCATAGTGGGACGATTTGGGCAGCTGTCCTAGGTTTAGCATTGATTTGTTCAGCTTATGGTTGGGTGATGCAAACCATTGTTCAAGCATATGTCAGTGCAGAATTTACTAGTTTTATGTTTTCGCTAGAACCTATTTTTACAGCCTTTTTTGCCCTTTTATTTTTTGGAGAATGGCTGAGCAGTTTAGCTTATTTGGGAACTATTTTGATTTTTATCGGTGTGCTTTTAGTGACTTATCAGCCTAAAAAAGACAAGCAATCCATTTTACTTCAGGAAAAAGTCAATTATTAA
- the clpP gene encoding ATP-dependent Clp protease proteolytic subunit, translating to MIPVVIEQTSRGERSYDIYSRLLKDRIIMLTGPVEDNMANSIIAQLLFLDAQDNTKDIYLYVNTPGGSVSAGLAIVDTMNFIKSDVQTIVMGMAASMGTVIASSGAKGKRFMLPNAEYMIHQPMGGTGGGTQQTDMAIAAEHLLKIRHNLEQILANNSGQTFEKVHADAERDNWMSAQETLEYGFIDEIMVNNELN from the coding sequence ATGATTCCCGTAGTTATTGAACAAACGAGCCGTGGTGAACGCTCATATGATATTTATTCACGCCTTTTGAAAGACCGTATTATCATGTTGACTGGACCAGTTGAAGATAATATGGCTAACTCTATCATTGCCCAATTGTTGTTCCTTGATGCACAAGATAACACTAAAGATATTTACCTTTATGTTAATACTCCTGGTGGTTCAGTATCAGCAGGACTTGCCATTGTTGATACAATGAATTTCATTAAATCAGATGTTCAAACAATTGTTATGGGTATGGCAGCTTCAATGGGAACTGTTATTGCGTCATCAGGTGCAAAAGGTAAACGTTTCATGTTGCCAAATGCTGAATACATGATTCACCAACCAATGGGTGGTACTGGTGGCGGTACACAACAAACAGATATGGCAATTGCTGCCGAACACCTTTTGAAAATACGTCACAACTTGGAACAAATTTTGGCTAACAACTCTGGTCAAACATTTGAAAAAGTTCACGCTGACGCCGAACGTGATAACTGGATGAGTGCACAAGAAACCCTCGAATACGGCTTCATCGACGAAATCATGGTAAACAACGAATTAAACTAA